In Deltaproteobacteria bacterium, a single window of DNA contains:
- the rplC gene encoding 50S ribosomal protein L3 has protein sequence MTTLRGLLGRKLGMTRVYNSQGQAIPVTVVEVGPCTVIQKKTREHDGYNAIQIGFSPKRLSRMTRPEQGHVKKAGLEHGFYHVEEFPVEDPDSYELGQVITLQELGNINLVDVRGVTKGHGFTGTVKRYGFHRGKMTHGSKCHREMGSVGPSTFPARVIKGKRMPGRMGGVQCTVKNTLVVDVRPEDNLLLLKGAVPGPANQFVSIRCR, from the coding sequence ATGACGACTCTCCGTGGTTTGCTGGGGCGGAAACTTGGGATGACGCGGGTGTACAACTCCCAGGGGCAGGCCATTCCCGTAACGGTTGTGGAGGTAGGGCCATGCACTGTCATCCAGAAAAAAACCCGTGAGCACGATGGGTATAACGCCATCCAGATCGGATTTTCGCCGAAAAGGCTTTCCCGTATGACAAGGCCTGAACAAGGCCATGTGAAAAAGGCGGGTCTTGAGCACGGTTTCTATCACGTGGAAGAGTTCCCCGTGGAGGACCCGGATAGCTACGAGTTAGGTCAGGTGATCACCCTTCAGGAGCTTGGCAACATTAACCTCGTGGATGTGAGGGGGGTGACAAAGGGGCATGGCTTTACCGGAACCGTCAAAAGGTATGGGTTCCATCGGGGCAAGATGACCCATGGGTCCAAGTGCCACCGGGAAATGGGATCGGTGGGGCCGAGTACATTTCCGGCACGTGTCATCAAAGGCAAGAGGATGCCGGGGCGCATGGGTGGGGTGCAGTGCACGGTGAAAAACACCCTTGTTGTAGATGTGAGACCCGAAGATAATCTCCTTCTTCTCAAGGGGGCAGTTCCCGGTCCTGCCAATCAGTTCGTTTCCATTCGATGCAGATAA
- the rplD gene encoding 50S ribosomal protein L4, producing MAILPVYNAFMEKVGEREVRDEVFALPIRKHVLYEVVKWQLAKRRSGTASTKNRSEVSGGGKKPWRQKGTGRARSGSNTSPVWRRGGAVFGPTPRDYSYTLPKKVRKLGLCMALSAKNAEGNLVIVRDFGLKGVKTKDFASFLNRFGVRKAVIFTEAPDRVLDLSSRNIPHITLFAGAGLNVYDILRHTHLIIKESALESIEQRLGS from the coding sequence ATGGCGATCTTGCCTGTATACAATGCATTCATGGAGAAGGTGGGTGAACGCGAGGTTCGGGATGAGGTCTTCGCTCTGCCCATACGCAAGCATGTCCTCTACGAAGTAGTAAAGTGGCAGCTTGCCAAACGTAGGTCTGGTACTGCTTCAACGAAAAACCGAAGCGAAGTGAGCGGAGGCGGAAAAAAGCCTTGGCGCCAGAAGGGGACAGGACGGGCACGTTCAGGAAGTAATACCTCCCCTGTATGGAGAAGAGGTGGGGCTGTTTTTGGACCAACCCCTCGGGATTACTCTTATACCCTTCCCAAAAAGGTGAGAAAGCTCGGTCTTTGTATGGCCTTAAGCGCCAAAAACGCCGAAGGGAACCTGGTTATTGTTAGAGACTTCGGCCTCAAAGGCGTCAAAACGAAGGATTTTGCCTCTTTTTTGAACAGATTTGGTGTCAGAAAGGCCGTTATATTCACTGAGGCTCCTGACCGTGTGTTAGACCTTTCTTCGAGAAATATCCCCCACATTACCCTTTTTGCTGGTGCAGGGCTGAACGTTTACGACATCCTTCGACACACACACCTCATTATCAAGGAATCCGCTTTGGAGTCCATCGAACAGAGGTTGGGATCATGA
- the rplW gene encoding 50S ribosomal protein L23, with product MNRFNVLQRPVITEKSSFLKEAHNKIVFHVDKKTNKIEIEKAVEDLFKVKVRDVNTHTIKGKPKRVGRHLGRRSDVKKAIVTLEPGYKIEFFEGM from the coding sequence ATGAATCGTTTCAATGTGCTCCAACGGCCGGTCATTACAGAAAAATCGTCTTTTCTGAAAGAAGCACACAATAAAATCGTATTTCATGTGGACAAAAAGACCAACAAAATAGAGATAGAAAAGGCTGTAGAGGACCTTTTTAAGGTAAAGGTCCGAGACGTAAATACGCATACGATCAAGGGCAAGCCCAAACGAGTGGGACGCCATCTTGGGAGACGATCCGACGTGAAAAAGGCGATCGTGACCCTTGAGCCTGGATACAAAATCGAATTTTTTGAGGGTATGTGA